One genomic region from Reichenbachiella ulvae encodes:
- a CDS encoding acyl-CoA dehydrogenase family protein translates to MIQSIYFQKNPSLYMFVPMFYIVWADGILTHDEIKKVRELVKEQDWLNPEEKDFLLSQLDPQSPPSPDELKSWLHSIRSVSDQMTNDMKKSLVEMGIKLAEVNAQTMDQLSVEKAKTSLKEVEEALGVISSEAAYHLRSAQRKTTSETQSSLGSFDMETMADILDGQNKTILEEIRNLLQEESFDYLDTDHLSEYREQVFKWCKRLAEEGMGATAYPKEYGGEGDMQKYFAIMEGLSYHDLSTVIKFGVQFGLWGMSVYFLGTEKHHKKYLEKIGTLELPGCFAMTETGHGSNVKGLETTATYDHSSQEFIIHTPNELAGKEYIGNAALHGQKATVFAQLVIDGTVYGVNAFVVPLRDKAGQLHPGVTIKDCGRKMGLNGVDNGRIYFDQVRIPKKDMLDRYALVDENGQFQSPIASDNRRFFTMLGTLVGGRIGIPRSGLSAAKSGLTIAIRYSDQRKQFGPENAGEVPILNYRTHQRRLLPLLANAYASHFSLQYLTDRFLKRSESDAQEIEALAAGLKSFCTWNTTATLQECREALGGKGYLSENRIDRLKNDTDIYTTFEGDNTVLMQLVAKSRLSEFKKEFSDINFFGLVNYVSEQARTSLIEMNPITVRNTDSEHLLDFDFHLNAFQYRERDILTSAARRIKKHLDAGMDSFDAFNQTQYHMLHVGFAYIERVVLEQFQAQVERTTDPQCKATLTKLCQLFALTQIEKNKGWYLEHDYMAGTKTKAIRRQVNQLCAELRPEAVALVDAFRIPDSCLGAPIAVKKG, encoded by the coding sequence ATGATTCAATCCATCTACTTCCAAAAGAACCCTTCCCTTTACATGTTTGTACCGATGTTTTATATCGTATGGGCAGATGGCATACTTACCCATGACGAGATCAAAAAGGTAAGAGAACTAGTCAAAGAGCAAGATTGGCTCAATCCAGAAGAAAAGGACTTCCTTCTTAGTCAACTCGACCCTCAGTCTCCTCCCAGCCCCGACGAATTGAAAAGCTGGCTGCATAGCATCCGGTCGGTATCTGATCAGATGACTAATGACATGAAAAAAAGCCTGGTAGAAATGGGCATCAAACTCGCAGAAGTCAATGCGCAGACCATGGATCAGCTATCAGTCGAAAAGGCCAAAACCTCACTCAAAGAAGTAGAGGAAGCCCTGGGTGTTATCTCTTCAGAAGCGGCCTATCATCTGCGCTCAGCTCAGCGAAAAACCACCTCAGAAACTCAAAGCTCCCTTGGCAGTTTTGACATGGAAACGATGGCGGATATCCTGGATGGCCAAAACAAAACTATACTGGAAGAAATCAGGAACCTCCTGCAAGAAGAATCCTTTGACTACCTCGATACAGACCATCTGAGTGAGTATCGCGAGCAAGTATTCAAGTGGTGCAAGAGACTGGCAGAAGAAGGAATGGGAGCGACTGCCTATCCGAAAGAATACGGCGGAGAGGGCGACATGCAAAAGTATTTTGCCATCATGGAAGGGCTCTCTTATCATGACCTCAGCACGGTGATCAAGTTCGGTGTGCAATTTGGGCTTTGGGGGATGAGTGTGTATTTCCTCGGTACTGAAAAGCATCACAAAAAATATTTGGAAAAAATCGGCACTTTGGAGCTACCAGGCTGCTTCGCGATGACCGAGACGGGCCATGGCAGCAATGTCAAAGGACTCGAAACGACTGCCACCTATGATCATTCGAGTCAGGAATTCATCATTCACACGCCAAATGAACTGGCCGGCAAGGAATACATCGGCAATGCTGCCCTTCACGGCCAGAAAGCCACCGTGTTTGCCCAACTGGTCATCGATGGTACGGTCTATGGGGTAAACGCATTCGTCGTACCGCTTAGAGACAAGGCGGGCCAGTTGCACCCGGGTGTCACGATCAAGGACTGTGGCAGAAAAATGGGTTTGAATGGAGTCGACAATGGCCGCATCTATTTCGATCAGGTGCGCATCCCTAAGAAGGACATGCTCGATCGCTATGCCTTGGTGGATGAAAATGGGCAGTTTCAAAGTCCTATCGCCAGTGACAACCGACGCTTCTTCACTATGCTAGGGACTCTGGTTGGTGGTCGCATCGGCATCCCGCGTTCAGGACTCAGCGCCGCTAAATCCGGTCTAACCATTGCCATTCGATACAGCGACCAACGAAAACAATTCGGGCCGGAAAATGCCGGTGAGGTCCCTATCCTCAACTATAGAACCCATCAGCGCAGGCTGCTACCACTGCTGGCCAATGCCTATGCCAGTCATTTTTCTCTTCAATATCTGACCGATCGCTTTCTGAAACGCAGTGAGTCCGATGCTCAGGAAATCGAAGCACTAGCCGCAGGACTCAAATCCTTTTGCACCTGGAACACTACCGCTACACTACAAGAATGCAGAGAAGCACTGGGAGGCAAAGGATATCTGTCAGAAAACCGCATAGACAGGCTGAAAAATGATACAGACATCTACACCACCTTCGAAGGTGACAATACCGTGCTGATGCAGCTAGTGGCGAAGAGCAGGCTTTCTGAGTTCAAAAAGGAATTTTCGGACATCAACTTCTTCGGCCTGGTCAACTACGTGAGCGAACAAGCCAGAACCTCCCTGATAGAAATGAACCCCATCACTGTCCGCAACACCGATTCGGAGCACCTGTTGGATTTCGATTTTCATCTCAACGCCTTCCAATACCGCGAACGTGACATCCTGACCTCTGCCGCCCGACGAATCAAAAAACATCTGGACGCAGGCATGGACTCCTTCGATGCTTTTAACCAGACCCAATACCATATGCTACATGTGGGCTTTGCCTACATCGAGAGGGTAGTACTGGAGCAGTTCCAGGCCCAGGTCGAACGAACTACCGATCCGCAATGCAAGGCTACCTTAACGAAACTTTGCCAGTTGTTTGCATTGACTCAGATCGAAAAAAACAAGGGATGGTACCTGGAGCACGACTATATGGCGGGGACCAAAACCAAGGCCATCCGAAGACAAGTCAATCAGCTCTGTGCAGAACTGAGACCAGAAGCAGTAGCATTGGTAGATGCTTTTAGGATTCCTGATAGCTGTCTGGGGGCTCCTATTGCGGTTAAAAAGGGGTAG
- a CDS encoding RES family NAD+ phosphorylase, whose amino-acid sequence MFLYRVANVKFKDATLSGIGAEKVGGRWNEVGTRAVYCSENISLALLEYYVHSENIATLPKKILVAKIEIPDDFEINKLENLPEKWDQYPYSSNTTSVFTELAKSRDFFALKVPSTIVGMEYNYILNPLFKDFGKVTVSDFLELPIDPRLKESEH is encoded by the coding sequence ATGTTTCTATACAGGGTTGCAAACGTGAAGTTTAAAGACGCTACTTTATCTGGGATAGGTGCAGAAAAAGTCGGAGGCAGATGGAATGAAGTAGGTACAAGGGCTGTCTATTGTTCTGAAAACATCTCTTTGGCACTTTTGGAATATTATGTTCATTCAGAAAACATTGCAACCCTGCCAAAGAAAATTCTGGTTGCCAAGATTGAAATACCTGATGACTTTGAGATTAATAAATTAGAGAATTTGCCCGAGAAGTGGGATCAATACCCGTATTCTTCCAACACAACTTCGGTTTTTACTGAATTGGCAAAAAGTCGAGACTTTTTTGCGCTTAAAGTCCCTTCTACAATTGTAGGTATGGAATACAATTATATTCTTAATCCTTTATTCAAAGATTTTGGTAAAGTTACAGTTAGCGATTTTCTCGAATTACCAATAGACCCAAGATTAAAAGAAAGCGAACATTGA
- a CDS encoding SGNH/GDSL hydrolase family protein, which translates to MRKDFLNYFVVAFLLLFSMGFVSCEEESLEPVSDQEQVDNQEDQEETAEDDPIEEGGPNAAFSYLALGDSYTIGASVTEAERWPVQLVDRLRSHQIDIKNPRIIAQTGWTTGSLLNAIDRADDLKESYDCVSLLIGVNNQFQGRSLDEYRQQYEQLLDVALSKVNQDTSRVIVLSIPDYGVTPFGENYGDEVSQEIDEFNGAKRAITERKGVAFFDITPISRQVPSDPDLVAGDDLHPSGKMYGLWVEEVFDYVKAELNQ; encoded by the coding sequence ATGAGAAAAGACTTCCTTAACTATTTTGTTGTAGCCTTCCTGCTTCTGTTTTCAATGGGGTTTGTCTCTTGTGAGGAGGAAAGCCTGGAGCCTGTGTCAGATCAAGAACAAGTCGACAATCAGGAGGACCAAGAGGAAACGGCAGAAGATGACCCAATTGAAGAGGGAGGACCCAATGCTGCATTTAGTTATCTGGCTTTGGGGGATTCTTATACCATAGGGGCTAGCGTTACAGAAGCCGAGCGATGGCCGGTGCAACTGGTGGATCGATTGAGATCGCATCAGATCGATATCAAGAATCCTAGGATCATTGCCCAGACTGGCTGGACGACCGGAAGCCTACTCAATGCCATCGACCGAGCCGATGACCTGAAAGAAAGTTATGATTGTGTGTCGCTCTTAATCGGAGTGAATAATCAGTTTCAGGGTAGGAGCCTGGACGAATACAGGCAGCAGTACGAGCAGTTGCTAGACGTTGCCTTGTCGAAAGTAAATCAAGATACCAGTCGTGTGATTGTTTTGTCTATTCCAGACTATGGCGTGACGCCTTTTGGCGAGAACTACGGGGATGAAGTTTCGCAGGAGATAGATGAGTTCAATGGAGCGAAACGAGCCATTACTGAGCGTAAGGGGGTGGCGTTTTTCGATATCACACCCATATCCAGGCAGGTGCCATCGGACCCTGATCTAGTTGCTGGGGATGATCTCCACCCATCAGGCAAAATGTATGGCCTATGGGTGGAGGAAGTGTTTGATTATGTTAAAGCTGAATTGAATCAATGA
- a CDS encoding antitoxin Xre/MbcA/ParS toxin-binding domain-containing protein: MSEKQIGNRTTKRRGSKVPVAPKGGKIKRFSKFSPAWVVGHSKDAPGYNLELINRIRMGVKKSDWKDLIVKIGHSEKELEHILPASISSMQKRSIYSKETSERIYELAKLYSLGYEVFDSEESFKQWLISPSKSLGDKKPFELLDSSFGFQVVENEIVRIQYNVYS, translated from the coding sequence ATGAGTGAGAAACAAATAGGGAATAGAACAACTAAAAGGAGAGGAAGTAAAGTGCCTGTTGCTCCCAAAGGAGGGAAAATAAAGCGTTTCTCTAAGTTTTCACCTGCCTGGGTAGTTGGTCATTCAAAAGATGCACCAGGATACAATTTGGAGCTCATTAATCGCATTCGAATGGGTGTTAAAAAATCAGATTGGAAAGACCTAATTGTAAAAATCGGCCATTCTGAAAAGGAACTAGAGCATATACTTCCGGCATCTATTAGTAGCATGCAAAAGAGGTCTATTTATAGCAAAGAAACTTCTGAAAGAATTTACGAATTAGCCAAGTTATATAGTTTGGGGTATGAAGTTTTTGATTCAGAAGAAAGCTTCAAACAATGGCTGATCTCACCATCTAAATCACTTGGGGATAAAAAACCTTTTGAATTACTGGATAGTAGTTTTGGGTTTCAAGTTGTCGAAAACGAGATCGTGCGCATTCAATACAATGTTTATAGTTAA
- a CDS encoding DUF1295 domain-containing protein, producing MQTDKIRYSFTIDRSVVIVVYLIALLLGAWSLTWFEDPWWQIAVADGVATVVVFVASRAFRNSSLYDPYWSVIPPFILLFWLIQFEGVFHLRLMLTIAVVLYWAIRLTHNWLKTWPGLDHEDWRYGKLAEDTGMWYWPVSFLGIHLFPTILVFLGCMPFRPIAESDASLLWTDVLGGLVSLIGIEFERRADNQLRQFKSQGKGEVCQQGLWSYSRHPNYFGEICFWLGVFVLGLGTETGSSWIYGIGVISMLLLFTFVSIPMMEKRQLRKPDYSAYQKRVSRLIPWFPKR from the coding sequence ATGCAGACAGACAAAATTCGCTACAGTTTTACCATAGACAGGTCCGTTGTAATCGTCGTATACTTGATAGCATTACTATTGGGTGCCTGGAGTCTGACCTGGTTTGAAGATCCCTGGTGGCAGATAGCTGTGGCCGATGGTGTCGCAACGGTGGTTGTTTTTGTGGCGAGTCGGGCCTTTCGCAATTCCAGTCTTTACGATCCATACTGGTCGGTTATTCCTCCTTTTATTTTACTGTTTTGGTTGATACAGTTTGAGGGTGTTTTCCATCTCAGATTGATGTTAACCATAGCTGTGGTGCTCTACTGGGCTATCCGTCTGACGCACAATTGGCTAAAGACCTGGCCGGGACTTGATCATGAAGACTGGCGATATGGTAAACTGGCTGAAGATACAGGGATGTGGTATTGGCCCGTGAGCTTTTTGGGGATTCATTTATTTCCTACCATTTTGGTCTTTTTGGGGTGTATGCCTTTTCGGCCCATTGCCGAATCAGATGCCTCTTTGTTATGGACAGATGTTTTGGGAGGACTTGTATCCTTGATTGGGATTGAATTTGAGCGGCGAGCAGACAATCAGTTGAGACAGTTTAAGTCTCAAGGAAAAGGAGAGGTCTGCCAACAAGGACTCTGGAGCTATTCTCGTCACCCTAATTATTTCGGTGAAATCTGCTTTTGGCTTGGAGTATTTGTACTTGGCCTGGGGACTGAAACAGGTAGTAGCTGGATCTATGGGATAGGTGTGATCAGCATGCTACTGCTGTTTACCTTCGTGAGCATCCCTATGATGGAAAAGAGGCAATTACGAAAGCCCGATTATTCAGCCTATCAAAAGCGTGTTTCTCGTTTGATCCCCTGGTTCCCCAAGCGCTGA
- a CDS encoding DoxX family protein — MTTISLYLMALLYLAAGIMHFRYPKLYLKIIPPFFKYKEWINWISGAAEIILAIGLIIPATQTMAAWGIIALLIAVFPANVYHLQLGGAGMKIPKWVLWLRLPLQCVLIAWAYMYT, encoded by the coding sequence ATGACAACAATTAGCCTCTATCTGATGGCCTTGCTTTATCTGGCAGCTGGCATCATGCATTTTCGATACCCTAAGTTATACCTCAAAATCATACCGCCATTTTTCAAGTACAAAGAGTGGATCAACTGGATCTCCGGTGCAGCAGAAATCATCCTCGCTATCGGACTAATCATTCCTGCCACCCAAACCATGGCAGCATGGGGCATCATCGCCTTGCTCATCGCAGTATTTCCTGCTAATGTTTACCATCTACAATTAGGAGGTGCAGGCATGAAAATCCCGAAATGGGTACTTTGGCTCAGGCTGCCCTTGCAGTGCGTATTGATCGCATGGGCCTATATGTACACCTGA